The following proteins are encoded in a genomic region of Hippopotamus amphibius kiboko isolate mHipAmp2 chromosome 8, mHipAmp2.hap2, whole genome shotgun sequence:
- the BOK gene encoding bcl-2-related ovarian killer protein — MEVLRRSSVFAAEIMDAFERSPTDKELVAQARALGREFVHARLLRAGLAWSAPERAAPAPGGRLAEVCAVLLRLADELELIRPSVYRHVARQLNISLQSETVVTDAFLAVATQIFSAGITWGKVVSLYSVAAGLAVDCVRQAQPALVHALVDCLGEFVRKTLATWLRRRGGWTDVLKCVVSTDPGLRSHWLVAALCSFGRFLKAAFFMLLPER; from the exons ATGGAGGTGCTGCGGCGCTCCTCCGTCTTCGCCGCCGAGATCATGGACGCCTTTGAGCGCTCGCCCACCGACAAGGAGCTGGTGGCCCAGGCCAGGGCTCTCGGCCGGGAGTTCGTGCACGCGCGGCTGCTGCGCGCCGGCCTCGCCTGGAGCGCGCCCGAgcgcgccgcccccgcccccggcggcCGCCTGGCCGAGGTGTGCGCGGTGCTGCTGCGCCTGG CAGACGAGCTGGAACTGATCCGGCCCAGCGTCTACCGCCATGTGGCTCGCCAGCTGAACATCTCCCTGCAGTCTGAGACCGTGGTGACCGACGCCTTCCTGGCCGTGGCCACCCAGATCTTCTCAGCAG gCATCACGTGGGGCAAGGTCGTGTCCCTGTACTCGGTGGCTGCGGGGCTGGCAGTGGACTGTGTGCGGCAGGCGCAGCCTGCCCTGGTCCACGCCCTCGTCGACTGCCTGGGGGAGTTCGTGCGCAAGACCCTGGCGACCTGGCTGCGGAGGCGCGGCGgatgg acGGACGTGCTCAAGTGCGTGGTCAGCACCGACCCCGGCCTCCGCTCTCACTGGCTCGTGGCCGCACTCTGCAGCTTCGGCCGCTTCCTGAAGGCTGCCTTCTTCATGCTGTTGCCGGAGAGATGA